A stretch of Streptomyces vietnamensis DNA encodes these proteins:
- a CDS encoding IclR family transcriptional regulator, whose product MSQTVDRALSILPLLAQGPADLGQVAERLGVHKSTALRLLRTLHEHGLVHRQQDQRYRLGARLFALAQEAVENLDVREIAHPYLVALNERTGHTVHLAVYEEGEVVYIDKVESRYPVRMYSRIGKPVAITVAAVAKLLLADLPEAERRAIAAKLDYPPYTPRSTPNAAAFLKELATVREQGWATDLGGHEESINCVGAPIRGADGRVVAAMSVSAPNVVVTAEELLTLLPQVRSTADAISREYSGEPATKDSA is encoded by the coding sequence ATGAGCCAGACCGTCGACCGGGCGCTCAGCATCCTGCCGCTGCTCGCCCAGGGACCCGCCGACCTCGGGCAGGTCGCCGAGCGGCTCGGCGTGCACAAGTCCACGGCCCTGCGGCTGCTGCGCACGCTCCACGAGCACGGGCTCGTCCACCGGCAGCAGGACCAGCGCTACCGCCTGGGCGCCCGGCTGTTCGCGCTCGCGCAGGAGGCCGTCGAGAACCTCGACGTCCGCGAGATCGCCCACCCCTACCTCGTCGCCCTCAACGAGCGGACCGGGCACACGGTCCACCTCGCGGTGTACGAGGAGGGCGAGGTCGTCTACATCGACAAGGTCGAGTCCCGCTACCCGGTCCGCATGTACTCGCGCATCGGCAAGCCCGTCGCGATCACCGTCGCCGCCGTCGCCAAGCTGCTCCTCGCCGACCTGCCCGAGGCGGAGCGCCGCGCGATCGCCGCGAAGCTCGACTACCCCCCGTACACGCCCCGTTCGACGCCGAACGCCGCCGCCTTCCTCAAGGAGCTGGCGACCGTGCGCGAACAGGGCTGGGCCACCGACCTCGGCGGCCACGAGGAGTCCATCAACTGCGTCGGCGCGCCCATCCGCGGGGCCGACGGGCGGGTCGTCGCCGCGATGTCGGTCTCGGCGCCGAACGTGGTCGTCACCGCCGAGGAACTCCTCACCCTCCTCCCGCAGGTGCGCAGCACCGCGGACGCCATCAGCCGCGAGTACTCCGGCGAACCCGCTACGAAGGACAGCGCATGA
- a CDS encoding serine/threonine-protein kinase, giving the protein MGTVYLARSRGGRAVAVKVARPELASDPSFRARFRAEVAAARQVGGFHTAQVVDADPEAEAPWLATAYIPGPTLSGLLTAQGPMDEARLRSLGAALAEALEAIHACGLVHRDLKPGNIVMASDGPRVLDFGIARALESTRLTATGNAFGTPGYLAPEQALGEEVTGAADVFALGAVLVAAAGGKPFGEGTPMGLMYRSVHEAPDLGAVPEALRGLVGRCLAKDPAERPTPDAIMDELAGTPTAVPDPRVAPAGPPVPPAQVPEATPADAVPVPVDAVPAPAPAPADAASVPADAVPAPADAAPAPADARPVPVPMPAPAAAVPSPPAHALPARTAGVQDAVPAPVPVPVPVPHPVPQHPATLYVPPPPFAPPPPAPEFAAADRNSGIAVDGSGVSLHFFGEEADFLWAEVGAVRYERIRRGRVLRVAVTLYDGSSYDCEVDGRRAARVDDWIRLLDPVLRHYLPA; this is encoded by the coding sequence ATGGGCACCGTCTATCTGGCCCGATCGCGCGGCGGGCGCGCCGTCGCCGTCAAGGTCGCCCGGCCGGAACTCGCCTCCGACCCGTCCTTCCGCGCCCGCTTCCGCGCCGAGGTCGCCGCGGCCCGGCAGGTCGGCGGATTCCACACCGCCCAGGTCGTCGACGCCGACCCCGAGGCGGAGGCCCCCTGGCTCGCCACCGCCTACATCCCCGGGCCCACCCTCTCCGGACTCCTCACCGCCCAGGGCCCCATGGACGAGGCCCGGCTCCGCTCGCTCGGCGCCGCGCTCGCCGAGGCCCTGGAGGCGATCCACGCCTGCGGGCTCGTCCACCGCGACCTCAAGCCCGGCAACATCGTCATGGCCTCCGACGGGCCGCGCGTCCTCGACTTCGGGATCGCCCGCGCCCTGGAGTCCACCCGGCTCACCGCCACCGGCAACGCCTTCGGCACCCCCGGCTACCTCGCCCCCGAACAGGCCCTCGGCGAGGAGGTCACCGGCGCCGCCGACGTCTTCGCGCTCGGCGCCGTCCTCGTCGCCGCGGCCGGCGGGAAGCCCTTCGGGGAGGGGACGCCGATGGGGCTCATGTACCGGTCGGTGCACGAGGCCCCCGACCTCGGCGCCGTACCGGAGGCGCTGCGCGGGCTCGTGGGGCGCTGCCTCGCCAAGGACCCGGCCGAACGGCCCACGCCGGACGCCATCATGGACGAACTGGCGGGGACGCCGACGGCGGTGCCGGACCCCCGGGTGGCTCCGGCGGGCCCGCCGGTCCCGCCTGCCCAGGTGCCTGAAGCGACCCCTGCCGACGCGGTCCCGGTGCCCGTCGACGCGGTGCCTGCGCCTGCGCCCGCGCCCGCTGACGCCGCGTCCGTGCCCGCTGACGCCGTACCCGCGCCCGCTGACGCCGCGCCCGCGCCCGCTGACGCCAGGCCCGTACCCGTACCCATGCCCGCGCCCGCCGCCGCAGTGCCGTCCCCGCCCGCCCACGCGCTGCCCGCGCGGACCGCCGGTGTCCAGGACGCCGTACCCGCCCCCGTACCGGTACCCGTCCCCGTACCGCATCCCGTACCGCAGCATCCCGCCACCCTCTACGTACCCCCGCCGCCCTTCGCCCCGCCGCCGCCCGCGCCGGAGTTCGCCGCCGCCGACCGGAACTCCGGCATCGCCGTCGACGGCAGCGGGGTGTCCCTGCACTTCTTCGGCGAGGAGGCCGACTTCCTCTGGGCCGAGGTCGGGGCCGTACGGTACGAGCGCATCCGGCGCGGCCGGGTGCTGCGCGTCGCCGTCACCCTCTACGACGGCTCGTCCTACGACTGCGAGGTCGACGGCCGCCGGGCCGCCCGGGTCGACGACTGGATCCGTCTGCTCGACCCGGTGCTGCGCCACTACCTGCCCGCGTGA
- a CDS encoding alanine racemase, protein MPDLANERVDHRFKALPPDAEGLTVGELSAQRRNLFTGGYTTPVLALSAESVEHNLRLLETYAERHGLAFAPHGKTSMAPQLFDRQLEHGAWGITAAVPHQARVYRAHGVARIFLANEVVDPVALRWLAAELDADPAFHLICYVDSVRGVELMDEALRAAGASRPVDVVVELAAGATGRTGVRTEAECAAVADAVAATDTLRLVGVAGYEGTMPGADADSVREWLRRLVSLAADFDKAGRFDPAIGEIVVSAGGSEWFDTVAEVFAEIPDLSLPVLKLLRSGAYVSHDDGQYRNRTPFNRIPEEGALQPAFRLWSQVVSRPTDGQAFTNAGKRDAAHDLHLPEAQVVRDARTGEIRAAEGITVTGLSDQHTWLATEPGADLEVGDWVGMGLSHPCTIFDKWQLIPVVEADGTVVDHIRTFF, encoded by the coding sequence ATGCCCGACCTGGCGAACGAGCGCGTCGACCACCGCTTCAAGGCCCTGCCCCCGGACGCCGAGGGCCTGACCGTCGGCGAACTCTCCGCCCAGCGGCGCAACCTCTTCACCGGCGGCTACACGACCCCGGTCCTCGCCCTCTCCGCCGAGTCCGTCGAGCACAACCTCCGCCTCCTGGAGACGTACGCCGAGCGCCACGGCCTCGCGTTCGCCCCGCACGGCAAGACCTCCATGGCCCCCCAGCTCTTCGACCGGCAGCTGGAGCACGGCGCCTGGGGCATCACCGCCGCCGTCCCCCACCAGGCCCGCGTCTACCGCGCCCACGGCGTCGCCCGGATCTTCCTGGCCAACGAGGTCGTCGACCCGGTCGCGCTGCGCTGGCTCGCCGCCGAACTCGACGCCGACCCCGCCTTCCACCTCATCTGTTACGTCGACTCCGTGCGCGGCGTCGAGCTGATGGACGAGGCCCTGCGCGCGGCGGGCGCGTCCCGCCCCGTGGACGTCGTCGTCGAGCTGGCCGCCGGCGCGACCGGACGGACCGGCGTACGGACCGAGGCGGAGTGCGCGGCCGTCGCCGACGCCGTCGCGGCCACCGACACCCTGCGGCTCGTCGGCGTCGCCGGGTACGAGGGCACGATGCCCGGCGCCGACGCCGACAGCGTCCGGGAGTGGCTGCGGCGGCTCGTCTCGCTCGCCGCCGACTTCGACAAGGCCGGCCGCTTCGACCCCGCCATCGGCGAGATCGTCGTCAGCGCGGGCGGCAGCGAGTGGTTCGACACGGTCGCCGAGGTCTTCGCGGAGATCCCCGACCTCTCCCTCCCGGTCCTCAAGTTGCTGCGCTCCGGCGCGTACGTCTCCCACGACGACGGCCAGTACCGCAACCGCACCCCCTTCAACCGGATCCCCGAGGAGGGCGCGCTCCAGCCCGCGTTCCGGCTCTGGTCGCAGGTCGTCTCCCGGCCCACCGACGGGCAGGCCTTCACCAACGCGGGCAAGCGGGACGCCGCCCACGACCTGCACCTCCCGGAGGCGCAGGTCGTCCGCGACGCCCGCACGGGCGAGATCCGCGCCGCGGAGGGCATCACCGTCACGGGCCTCTCCGACCAGCACACCTGGCTCGCCACCGAACCGGGCGCGGATCTGGAGGTCGGCGACTGGGTGGGGATGGGCCTGTCCCACCCCTGCACGATCTTCGACAAGTGGCAGCTGATCCCGGTCGTCGAGGCGGACGGCACGGTGGTCGACCACATCCGCACGTTCTTCTGA
- a CDS encoding M14 family metallopeptidase: MRRPTRGRRSATLAALVAFALAAPLSALTTPAGADPAPTAARIASGAEEVIRQYEIAGPATPAARTALTATGVSIDEVDARTVVVSANTEQLARLKALGYAPIALPAPPNRSIEGDKTTGPLDFPSADAKYHNYAETNAEIDQRLAAYPSIMRKQVIGKTYQGRDIVAIKVSDNVATDENEPEVLFTHHQHAREHLTVEMALYLLRELGAGYGTDSRITNMVNSREIWIVPDLNPDGGEYDIASGSYRSWRKNRQPNSGSSYIGTDLNRNWDFKWACCGGSSGTKSSETYRGAAPESAPEVKVVADFVRSRVVGGKQQITAAIDFHTYSELVLWPFGWTTSDTTTGMTQDDRDAFATVGRSMAASNGYTPEQSSDLYITDGSIDDYLWGTQKIFAYTFEMYPTSSFDGGFYPPDEVIERETSRNRDAVLQLLENADCMYRSIGKQAQYCAA, encoded by the coding sequence ATGCGACGTCCCACCCGCGGCAGAAGGTCCGCCACCCTCGCGGCCCTCGTGGCGTTCGCCCTCGCGGCGCCCCTCTCCGCCCTCACCACGCCCGCCGGGGCCGACCCGGCGCCGACCGCCGCCCGCATCGCGTCCGGGGCCGAAGAGGTGATCCGGCAGTACGAGATCGCCGGACCGGCCACCCCGGCCGCCCGCACCGCGCTGACCGCCACCGGCGTCTCGATCGACGAGGTCGACGCCCGCACGGTCGTCGTCAGCGCCAACACCGAACAGCTGGCCCGCCTCAAGGCCCTCGGCTACGCGCCGATCGCCCTGCCCGCCCCGCCGAACCGCAGCATCGAGGGCGACAAGACGACCGGCCCGCTCGACTTCCCCTCCGCCGACGCGAAGTACCACAACTACGCCGAGACGAACGCGGAGATCGACCAGCGCCTCGCCGCCTACCCCTCGATCATGCGCAAGCAGGTCATCGGAAAGACGTACCAGGGCCGGGACATCGTCGCCATCAAGGTCAGCGACAACGTCGCCACCGACGAGAACGAGCCCGAGGTCCTCTTCACCCACCACCAGCACGCCCGCGAGCACCTCACCGTCGAGATGGCGCTCTACCTGCTGCGCGAACTCGGCGCGGGCTACGGCACGGACTCGCGGATCACCAACATGGTGAACAGCCGCGAGATCTGGATCGTCCCGGATCTCAACCCGGACGGCGGCGAGTACGACATCGCGAGCGGCTCGTACCGCAGCTGGCGCAAGAACCGCCAGCCCAACTCCGGCTCCTCCTACATCGGCACGGACCTCAACCGGAACTGGGACTTCAAGTGGGCCTGCTGCGGCGGCTCCTCCGGTACGAAGAGCTCCGAGACCTACCGGGGCGCGGCTCCCGAGTCGGCCCCCGAGGTGAAGGTCGTCGCCGACTTCGTACGCTCCCGGGTGGTCGGCGGGAAGCAGCAGATCACGGCGGCCATCGACTTCCACACGTACAGCGAGCTGGTCCTCTGGCCCTTCGGCTGGACCACGTCCGACACCACCACCGGCATGACCCAGGACGACCGCGACGCCTTCGCGACCGTCGGCCGGTCGATGGCGGCGAGCAACGGCTACACGCCCGAGCAGTCCAGCGACCTGTACATCACGGACGGCTCGATCGACGACTACCTGTGGGGCACGCAGAAGATCTTCGCGTACACCTTCGAGATGTACCCGACGTCGTCCTTCGACGGCGGCTTCTACCCGCCCGACGAGGTCATCGAGCGCGAGACGAGCCGCAACCGCGACGCGGTCCTCCAGCTCCTGGAGAACGCGGACTGCATGTACCGCTCGATCGGCAAGCAGGCGCAGTACTGCGCGGCCTGA
- a CDS encoding TadE/TadG family type IV pilus assembly protein, which produces MRTYRDDDRGQVAVEFLGMVPLILLTLALLWQVVLVGYTYTLAGNAADEAARAAAVGDDCQEAGLRHVDGAWRDGAEVSCPPGDGMVTAVVSLQVPALVPGVGGLFRVDGKAAAVDEKGATP; this is translated from the coding sequence ATGCGGACGTACCGGGACGACGACAGGGGGCAGGTGGCGGTGGAGTTCCTGGGCATGGTGCCGCTGATCCTGCTGACGCTGGCGCTGCTGTGGCAGGTCGTTCTGGTGGGGTACACGTACACGCTTGCGGGGAACGCGGCGGATGAGGCGGCGCGGGCGGCGGCTGTGGGTGACGACTGTCAGGAGGCCGGGCTGCGGCACGTGGACGGGGCCTGGCGGGACGGGGCCGAGGTGAGCTGCCCACCGGGCGACGGGATGGTGACCGCGGTGGTCAGTCTCCAGGTACCGGCCCTGGTCCCCGGTGTGGGAGGTCTCTTCCGGGTGGACGGCAAGGCGGCCGCCGTGGATGAGAAGGGCGCCACGCCATGA
- a CDS encoding glycoside hydrolase family 18 protein: MHVDRTTTRPHGRRTDGRRLLGGALALAVGSGLVLVGGAGTAQAADVNVAKNAGFENGLTNWSCSAGSGAAVSSPVHTGTGALKATPAGLDYAQCAQTVAVKPNSTYTLSAWVQGGYAYLGATGTGTTDVSTWTPDSPSWKQLTTTFTTGASTTSVQIWTHGWYGTSPYLVDDVSVFGPDGGGGQDPAPTAPATPAGLAAGTVTSSSVALSWGAVSGATAYKVYRDGANPQTVTGTSTTVTGLTADTAYQFQVSATNSAGESAKSAAVSARTAKATDPGPGPAVPKHAVTGYWQNFDNGAAKQKLRDVQAAYDIIAVSFADSTATPGQIAFNLDPAVGYASTADFKADVAAKKAAGKSVILSVGGEKGNVTINSDATATAFADSAYALMQEYGFNGIDIDLEHGVNATYLTKALRQLSAKAGSSLVLTMAPQTIDMQNTSSEYFKTALAVKDILTVVNTQYYNSGSMLGCDGKVYSQGSVDFLTALACIQLQGGLDPSQVGLGVPASTRGAGSGYVDPQVVNNALDCLTKGTGCGTFKPAQTWPSLRGAMTWSTNWDATAGNAWSNAVGPKVHGLP, from the coding sequence ATGCACGTGGACCGCACCACCACCCGTCCGCACGGACGCCGCACGGACGGACGCCGTCTGCTCGGCGGAGCCCTCGCGCTCGCCGTCGGCTCCGGGCTCGTCCTCGTCGGCGGAGCCGGCACCGCACAGGCGGCCGACGTCAACGTCGCCAAGAACGCCGGGTTCGAGAACGGCCTCACCAACTGGTCCTGTTCCGCCGGGAGCGGCGCCGCCGTCTCCTCGCCCGTCCACACCGGGACCGGCGCGCTCAAGGCCACCCCGGCCGGTCTCGACTACGCCCAGTGCGCGCAGACCGTGGCCGTGAAACCCAACTCGACGTACACGCTGAGCGCCTGGGTCCAGGGCGGCTACGCCTACCTCGGCGCCACCGGCACCGGAACCACCGACGTCTCCACCTGGACTCCCGACAGCCCCTCCTGGAAGCAGCTCACCACCACCTTCACCACCGGCGCGTCCACCACGTCCGTGCAGATCTGGACCCACGGCTGGTACGGCACCTCCCCCTACCTCGTCGACGACGTGAGCGTCTTCGGGCCCGACGGGGGCGGCGGCCAGGACCCCGCCCCGACCGCCCCGGCCACCCCGGCCGGCCTCGCCGCCGGCACGGTCACCAGCAGCTCCGTCGCCCTCAGCTGGGGCGCGGTCAGCGGCGCCACCGCCTACAAGGTGTACCGGGACGGCGCCAACCCGCAGACGGTCACCGGCACGTCGACCACCGTCACCGGGCTCACCGCCGACACCGCGTACCAGTTCCAGGTCTCCGCGACGAACTCCGCGGGCGAGTCCGCGAAGTCCGCCGCCGTGTCCGCCCGTACGGCCAAGGCCACCGACCCGGGCCCCGGCCCGGCCGTGCCCAAGCACGCCGTCACCGGCTACTGGCAGAACTTCGACAACGGCGCCGCGAAGCAGAAGCTGCGGGACGTCCAGGCCGCGTACGACATCATCGCCGTCTCGTTCGCCGACTCGACGGCCACGCCCGGCCAGATCGCCTTCAACCTCGACCCGGCCGTCGGCTACGCCTCCACCGCCGACTTCAAGGCCGACGTCGCGGCCAAGAAGGCCGCCGGGAAGTCCGTGATCCTCTCGGTCGGCGGCGAGAAGGGCAACGTCACCATCAACAGTGACGCCACCGCCACCGCCTTCGCCGACAGCGCGTACGCCCTGATGCAGGAGTACGGCTTCAACGGGATCGACATCGACCTGGAGCACGGCGTCAACGCCACGTACCTCACCAAGGCGCTGCGCCAGCTCTCCGCCAAGGCGGGCTCCTCCCTGGTCCTGACGATGGCCCCGCAGACCATCGACATGCAGAACACGAGCTCGGAGTACTTCAAAACCGCGCTCGCCGTGAAGGACATCCTCACGGTGGTCAACACCCAGTACTACAACAGCGGTTCGATGCTCGGCTGCGACGGCAAGGTCTACAGCCAGGGCTCGGTGGACTTCCTCACCGCGCTCGCCTGCATCCAGCTCCAGGGCGGCCTCGACCCGTCGCAGGTCGGCCTGGGCGTCCCCGCCTCCACGCGGGGCGCGGGCAGCGGCTACGTCGACCCGCAGGTCGTGAACAACGCGCTCGACTGCCTCACCAAGGGCACCGGCTGCGGCACCTTCAAGCCGGCCCAGACCTGGCCGTCGCTGCGCGGCGCCATGACCTGGTCGACCAACTGGGACGCGACGGCCGGCAACGCCTGGTCGAACGCGGTGGGCCCGAAGGTGCACGGCCTGCCGTAG
- a CDS encoding AAA family ATPase produces the protein MTTRILPAVGDPDAARSVSTLLSQLPDAEPAQPVTDSTQLVDTLARLAAASLDELPEVVLVHERIGPVPALELVREVALRFPAVGVVLITADASPVLFSAAMDSGARGLVTLPLGYEELASRVQAAAQWSLGVRRHLGAGAEQFATGPGGTVVTVSGAKGGVGTTVTAVHLALAARASGRSVALVDMDLQSGDIASYLDVQFRRSVADLASIADISPRVLQDAVYVHETGLSLLLAPAEGERGEEVTDRAARQVVSALRGRHEVVVLDCGSRLDSANAAAIEMADTALLVTTPDVVAVRAAKRTVRMWERLQVRKAEETVTLVNRHHRTSEIQPPLVQKITGTRMAGVAVPANFKELAAVVDAGRLHELDAKSTVKQALWSLAGELGLVQAAGQPGKELARAADRGSLGLRRRGGVR, from the coding sequence ATGACCACCAGGATCCTGCCGGCCGTCGGCGACCCCGATGCGGCCCGGTCCGTCAGTACGCTGCTCAGCCAGCTCCCCGACGCCGAACCCGCCCAGCCGGTCACCGACTCCACCCAGCTCGTCGACACCCTCGCGCGGCTCGCCGCCGCCTCCCTCGACGAACTCCCCGAGGTCGTCCTCGTCCACGAGCGCATCGGGCCCGTTCCTGCGCTCGAACTCGTCCGCGAGGTCGCCCTCCGCTTCCCCGCCGTCGGCGTCGTCCTCATCACCGCCGACGCCAGCCCCGTCCTCTTCTCCGCCGCCATGGACTCCGGCGCCCGGGGCCTCGTCACCCTCCCCCTCGGCTACGAGGAACTCGCCAGCCGCGTCCAGGCCGCCGCCCAGTGGTCCCTGGGCGTCCGCCGCCACCTCGGCGCGGGAGCCGAGCAGTTCGCCACCGGCCCCGGCGGCACCGTCGTCACCGTCAGCGGCGCCAAGGGCGGCGTCGGCACCACCGTCACCGCCGTCCACCTCGCCCTCGCCGCCCGCGCCTCCGGACGCAGCGTCGCCCTCGTCGACATGGACCTCCAGAGCGGCGACATCGCCTCGTACCTCGACGTCCAGTTCCGCCGCTCCGTCGCCGACCTCGCGTCGATCGCTGACATCTCGCCGCGCGTCCTCCAGGACGCCGTGTACGTCCACGAGACCGGCCTCTCGCTGCTCCTCGCCCCGGCGGAGGGCGAACGCGGCGAGGAGGTCACCGACCGCGCCGCCCGGCAGGTCGTCAGCGCCCTGCGCGGCCGCCACGAGGTCGTCGTCCTCGACTGCGGCTCCCGGCTCGACAGCGCCAACGCCGCCGCGATCGAGATGGCCGACACGGCGCTCCTCGTCACCACCCCGGACGTGGTCGCGGTCCGCGCCGCCAAACGGACCGTACGGATGTGGGAACGGCTCCAGGTCCGCAAGGCCGAGGAGACCGTCACCCTCGTCAACCGCCACCACCGCACCAGCGAGATCCAGCCGCCCCTCGTCCAGAAGATCACCGGCACGCGGATGGCGGGCGTCGCCGTCCCGGCCAACTTCAAGGAACTCGCGGCGGTCGTCGACGCCGGCCGCCTCCACGAACTCGACGCCAAGTCGACGGTGAAGCAGGCGCTGTGGTCGCTGGCGGGGGAACTGGGCCTGGTCCAGGCCGCCGGCCAGCCCGGCAAGGAGCTCGCCCGCGCGGCGGACCGGGGCTCGCTCGGACTGCGGCGGCGCGGGGGAGTGCGCTGA
- the cpaB gene encoding Flp pilus assembly protein CpaB, with product MNSRQRRGVILLLLSVLCALGAFAGVLAVISDVNSKVGPETTAYRVKEDVAPYKALSANQFEKISMPKRWLSETAVTDLRQIEGRIAVNRLKAGSLLQTDMIVERPQLRPGEQEIAIMVDAAAGVAGKINPGATVNIYATFAGEKKGDPDQSRLIVTGARVLDVGQLTPVSARSDRGDRATSAVPITFALSTLDTQRVAYAESFAEHVRLALVAPSTAGSPATPGGDRTYTLDKDK from the coding sequence ATGAACTCCCGCCAGCGCCGCGGCGTGATCCTGCTGCTGCTCTCCGTCCTGTGCGCCCTCGGCGCGTTCGCCGGTGTCCTCGCCGTCATCAGCGACGTGAACTCCAAGGTCGGCCCGGAGACCACCGCGTACCGGGTCAAGGAGGACGTGGCGCCCTACAAGGCCTTGAGCGCGAACCAGTTCGAGAAGATCTCCATGCCGAAACGCTGGCTCTCCGAGACCGCCGTCACCGACCTCCGCCAGATCGAGGGCAGGATCGCCGTCAACAGACTCAAGGCCGGCTCCCTCCTCCAGACCGACATGATCGTCGAGCGCCCCCAGCTCCGTCCGGGAGAGCAGGAGATCGCGATCATGGTCGACGCCGCCGCCGGCGTCGCCGGCAAGATCAACCCCGGCGCCACCGTCAACATCTACGCGACCTTCGCCGGCGAGAAGAAGGGCGACCCCGACCAGTCCCGGCTGATCGTCACCGGCGCCCGCGTCCTCGACGTCGGCCAGCTCACCCCGGTCTCCGCCCGCTCCGACCGCGGGGACCGCGCCACCTCCGCCGTCCCCATCACCTTCGCGCTCTCCACCCTCGACACCCAGCGCGTCGCGTACGCCGAGTCCTTCGCCGAGCACGTACGCCTCGCCCTCGTCGCCCCGTCCACGGCCGGCTCCCCGGCCACCCCGGGCGGCGACCGCACCTACACGCTCGACAAGGACAAGTGA
- a CDS encoding RidA family protein, whose protein sequence is MSEKTAITPATHTAPPAKFSHGVRKGNILQVAGQVGFLPAVEGQAPTVAGPTLREQTLQTFANVKAILEEGGASWDDVMMMRVYLTDVDHFAEMNEIYNQYFEEQDLKAPASARTTVYVGLPAGLLIEIDALAVLG, encoded by the coding sequence ATGAGCGAGAAGACCGCGATCACCCCCGCCACCCACACCGCCCCGCCCGCGAAGTTCTCGCACGGCGTGCGGAAGGGCAACATCCTCCAGGTCGCCGGCCAGGTCGGCTTCCTGCCCGCCGTCGAGGGCCAGGCCCCGACGGTCGCGGGCCCGACCCTGCGCGAGCAGACCCTCCAGACCTTCGCCAACGTCAAGGCGATCCTGGAGGAGGGCGGCGCGAGCTGGGACGACGTGATGATGATGCGCGTCTACCTGACGGACGTGGACCACTTCGCCGAGATGAACGAGATCTACAACCAGTACTTCGAGGAGCAGGACCTCAAGGCCCCCGCCTCCGCCCGCACCACCGTCTACGTCGGCCTCCCCGCCGGCCTCCTCATCGAGATCGACGCGCTCGCGGTCCTCGGCTGA
- a CDS encoding sugar kinase, translating into MSGPAPVVAAPDVVCLGESMVTFLPTRPGRLADVPSFTRAIGGAESNVACALAAAGHRVRWVGRVGCDGFGDHLVETIAAHGVDVGAVGRDPHRPTGVYFRTDEDRATDAHEVVYYRAGSAASAMSPATVPYASVADARILHVTGITAALSPDCLALLRDLTAPRPGRPLVSFDVNHRPGLWRDGNAPEVLLELARRADVVFVGADEAKALWGLKGTGAVSDLIDGPEVLVVKLGKGGAYVADRRPESFADIEDADGVGHLERPPRVDVVSSVGAGDAFAAGFLSATLRGLDMRTRLRHGHLAAAAALTVPGDFAVPPRRGHADRLAALDAAAWGTLHLGPGWTGDDQEVRTP; encoded by the coding sequence GTGAGCGGACCGGCGCCCGTCGTCGCGGCCCCGGACGTCGTCTGCCTCGGCGAGTCCATGGTGACCTTCCTGCCCACCCGGCCGGGCCGCCTCGCCGACGTCCCCTCCTTCACCCGCGCGATCGGCGGCGCCGAGTCCAACGTCGCCTGCGCCCTCGCCGCGGCCGGGCACCGGGTCCGGTGGGTCGGGCGCGTCGGGTGCGACGGCTTCGGCGACCACCTCGTCGAGACGATCGCGGCGCACGGCGTCGACGTCGGGGCCGTCGGACGCGACCCGCACCGGCCGACCGGCGTCTACTTCCGTACCGACGAGGACCGGGCGACCGACGCGCACGAGGTCGTCTACTACCGGGCCGGTTCCGCCGCCTCCGCGATGTCGCCCGCGACCGTCCCGTACGCCTCCGTCGCCGACGCCCGGATCCTCCACGTCACCGGCATCACCGCCGCGCTCTCGCCGGACTGCCTGGCCCTTCTGCGGGACCTCACGGCCCCGCGCCCCGGACGGCCGCTCGTGTCGTTCGACGTGAACCACCGGCCGGGGCTGTGGCGCGACGGCAACGCCCCCGAGGTGCTCCTCGAACTCGCGCGGCGGGCGGACGTCGTCTTCGTGGGCGCGGACGAGGCGAAGGCGCTGTGGGGCCTGAAGGGCACCGGGGCCGTCTCCGACCTCATCGACGGGCCCGAGGTCCTCGTCGTCAAGCTCGGCAAGGGCGGAGCCTATGTCGCCGACCGCCGTCCCGAGTCCTTCGCGGACATCGAGGACGCCGATGGCGTGGGCCACCTCGAACGCCCGCCCCGCGTCGACGTCGTCTCCTCCGTCGGCGCCGGCGACGCCTTCGCCGCCGGGTTCCTCTCCGCGACCCTCCGCGGTCTCGACATGAGGACCCGGCTCCGGCACGGGCACCTCGCGGCCGCCGCCGCGCTCACCGTCCCCGGGGACTTCGCCGTCCCGCCCCGCCGCGGCCACGCCGACCGCCTCGCGGCGCTCGACGCCGCCGCCTGGGGCACACTTCACCTCGGCCCCGGCTGGACGGGGGACGACCAGGAGGTACGTACGCCATGA
- a CDS encoding TadE/TadG family type IV pilus assembly protein encodes MRNDRRRRRRDRGQAAIEYLGFLPLLLIVGLAGLQLGVAAYAAQQAGTAARAAARAASSDAEDAPDATAAGYAAASWATDVNVIPSGDEVVATVTVRIPQVVPFWSFDDIKKTATMPMPETPDEEDLP; translated from the coding sequence ATGAGAAACGACCGGCGGAGGCGGCGGCGCGACCGGGGGCAGGCCGCCATCGAGTACCTCGGTTTCCTCCCCCTCCTGCTCATCGTCGGACTCGCCGGCCTTCAGCTCGGCGTCGCCGCGTACGCCGCCCAGCAGGCGGGCACGGCGGCGCGGGCGGCCGCTCGGGCGGCGAGCAGCGACGCGGAGGACGCGCCCGACGCCACGGCGGCCGGCTACGCGGCCGCCAGCTGGGCCACCGATGTCAACGTCATCCCCAGCGGGGACGAGGTCGTCGCCACCGTCACCGTACGCATTCCCCAGGTCGTCCCCTTCTGGAGCTTCGACGACATCAAGAAGACCGCCACCATGCCGATGCCCGAGACGCCCGACGAGGAGGACCTGCCATGA